The Chryseobacterium sp. G0186 genome includes the window AGTATGGAATAACTGTAGATGAATTGCTGAAGCTAAACCCAAAGAATAAAGATGGCAAACTGGCTATCGGAGATGTTTTAACAATAAAGTCAGATAAAGCAGTAACTCCGGTTGTTACAAAAACAGTTGTTGCTGAAAAAGTAAACCATACAACGGGTACATCAGTTGGTAAGATTGTTTTACAGCCAAAGCAAACGATTTACGGAATTACAAAACAATACCGCATCTCTGAAACCGATTTAAGAAAGTTGAATCCTGAACTGGATTCACACATGAAGATTGGAGATGAGATTACCTTACCTCTGGCAAGCATTAAAAAATATGGTGGTGATCAGCAAGCTGTAGTTACAACAAAACCAGTGGAAACATCCGCTGAAAAACCAACAGTATCTACACCTGCAGCAGTTGAGGGAGAAACCTATGTAATCCAGGCTAAAGATAATTATTACAGAATTACAAAACAATTTGGAATCACTCAACAGGATCTTTTTACCTTGAATCCAGGATTGGAAGAAAAAGGATTAAAGCCCGGTGAAACTATTAAAATAAAAAAATCACATACAGATACCGTTGCCGTTACTGAACCGGCAGCTAATCCAAAAGAGAAAATGGACTCAGGAAACGAGAAATCTTCATCTGCCTCCAATGTGGTAGTAGGGGATGACTATGTAACCTATACCGTTCAGCAAGGCGATACAGTATTCTCTATTGTCAATAAATTTGGAGTTTCAATCGATGAACTGATTGCTTTGAACCCAGATCTTTCTCACGGATTGAAAACCGGAATGGTTTTAAAGATCAAAAAACAGGATGCTGCATATGTTAAGAAAAATGGTGACGTCCTGAGCGTAGTGCTGATGCTTCCTTTCGGATACAGTACAAACGAAACGCAATATAGAGGGATGGCTCTGGATTTTTTAACTGGAGCGAAACTGGCAATTGAAAGAAATGCAAGAAGCGGACAGAAGCTGGATGTTAAAATCGTTGATTCTGGAAATGAATCTTCTTTCAAAAACTCTCTGACGCAGATCAATCCTGATAATACGGACCTTATTATTGGTCCATTCTTCAAATCTAACGTAATTGACGTTCTTGATTTTACCAAGAATCAGAAAATTCCCATTGTAGCACCATTTGCCAATACACCGGAATTATATAACTACAGCAATTTGATTATCGTTGAAACGAATAATCAAACCTACGCTGATAAAATTGTAGATGAAGTAAAAGCAGTATACTCTGATCAAAAAATATATGTAGTGGCAGACGCTAAAAAAGAAAATGCCAACTATATTAAATCTGGTCTTGAGAAAGCTGTAAAAAATCCTAATGTTGTTATCGTTAATTCTCCCTCAGATATTCAGCTGGATCAGAATATGATGACAGGACAATCTGCTCCGGTGATTGCTATTTTGGCTAATGATGATATGGGAGATGCTTTTGCAACCAAGATTTCAGCCCTTTCCAAAGAAGTACAGGGAGTAAAAGCTTTCAGTATGTTCTATTCTCCGGTTTTTGAAAAGAAAGTGGATGAATTGAGCCAGGCAAGCTTGGTATATCTGATGGACAGAAAGATCAATACAGACGGTAATTTTGAAAAGGAAATACTAGCTGCTTATAAAACAAAGTACTGCAAGACTCCTCCAAAATATGCTATCGTAGGGTTTGATGTTGTTAATGACATGTTGACAAGAGAAAATAAAAAAGGAGAGATCTTTAAACAGATGAATAAGGTGCAGACTCAGTTGGCAACAAAATTCGAGTTTGTAAAATCTAAAGCTAACGGAGCATACGTAAACACAGGTTACAGAGTAATCCGATTAGTACCTTAGATGATTTATTGCTTCTTAAAAGCATATTGTTAACATTATAATTATATTTGCATAATATTTAATTTAATACATGAAAGCACTTGTATTTCCAGGGCAGGGTTCTCAGTTCGTAGGAATGGGAAAAGAATTGTATGATTCTAGAAAAGATATTAAAGATCTGATGGAATCTGCCAATGAAATTTTAGGGTTCGATATTCTTTCCATTATGTTTAATGGAGAAGAAGCGGATCTTAAGAAAACAGAGGTTACCCAGCCTTCAATTTTTATACATTCAGTAGCAGCATTAAAAGCAGTAAATGGTCTTGGAGCTGAAATGGTAGCAGGGCATTCTCTAGGGGAGTTCTCGGCATTGGTAGCCAATGGCGTTTTATCTTTTGATGACGGTTTGAAGCTTGTATCCGAAAGAGCTAAGGCTATGCAGGCTGCTTGTGATGCAAATCCAAGTTCCATGGCAGCTATCTTAGGATTAGAAGATGCAAAGGTGGAAGAAATCTGTGCACAGATTAGCGGGATAGTGGTTCCTGCAAATTATAACTGCCCAGGACAATTGGTGATCTCAGGAGAAACCCCTGCAGTAGAAGAAGCTTGTGCAAAGCTAAAAGAAGCAGGAGCAAAAAGAGCTTTATTGTTACCTGTAAACGGAGCTTTCCATTCCCCATTGATGCAACCTGCACAAGAAAGATTAGCAGCAGCCATTGAAAAAACAAAATTTAGAAAAGCTACAATTCCTGTCTATCAGAATATCACGACTACAGCTGTAACTAATCCTGATGAGATCAAGCAAAACCTGATCGCTCAGCTTACAGGTCCTGTAAAATGGACTCAGTCTGTTCAGAACATGATTAAAGATGGAGCATCTAACTTTGTAGAAGTTGGACCAGGAAAGACCCTTCAAGGATTAATCAAAAAAATTGACGGATCTGTAGACTCTACTTCTGCAATCTAATTAAGAAAAAATATGAATGCGATTTTTTCACCGGGAAAGCTTATGCTTACTTCAGAATATTTCGCAATCGATGGAGCTCTTGTCTTAGCGGTACCTACCAAGCTGGGACAAGAGTTTTTTTTTGAAGAAAGAGATGATAAACAATCCCTTATCCTTTGGGAGGCATACCATCAAAACCAACTTTGGTTAACGGCTGTTATAGATTATAAAAACTGGGAGATCGTTGAAACCAATAGTCTTTCAAGTGCTGAATTTATTTTAAAAACATTGAAGAATGTTCAGCAGCTTTCTACTATTAAATTCAAAGACAATCTTACCTATCATTTAAAGACAAACCTTCAGTTTCCTGCTGATTTTGGCCTTGGAAGTAGTTCTACTTTAATGAACAACCTGGCGGAATGGGCAGACATTGATCCTTTTCAGTTAAATGCAATCAGCTTGGGAGGCAGTGGATATGATATTGCTGTCGCTAAGGAAAAATCAGCTGTTCTTTTTCAAAGCAAACCCAAAATTAAGTTTGAAAAGGCAAATTTTAATCCTTCCTTTAAAAATGAATTGATTTTTATCCATTTAAATCAAAAGCAGGATAGCAGAGAAGGAATTAACCTTTATAAGTCAAAAAACAAATCTCCGGAACTGGTTAATGAATTTTCAGATATCACAAAGAAAATTTTATTATGCAATGAATTGGAAATTTTTTCTGAATTAATGATGATTCATGAGCATAAAATTGCTGATTTTCTTGAAATTCCTACAGTTAAGGAAAAATTATTCGCAGACTGCCCATCTTTTGTCAAAAGTTTGGGGGCTTGGGGTGGAGATTTTGTAATGAGTGCCAAATTTGGGGGCTTTAAAGACTATTTTTGGGAGAAAGGTTTTACTACTGTTTTTGAATGGTCAGATATAATTGATTTATAATCAGTATTTTATGCTTCTCTTTTTTTATTTGTGATTCTGACTTATATCAGTATATTTAAACCACCTTTAACAAATAATTAATATTATTTTTGTTGAAGTCAATAAAGAAATAGAAAATATAAGTAAAATGAAAAACACTAAAATCATCCAGGATTTAGAGAAATTGGGGATTAAAGGAAACTATGAGGTAGTGTATAATCCTTCATATGAAGAATTATATCAGACTGAAGTTTCTTCTGAAAATCAAGGATTTGAGAAAGCTGAACTTACAGAATCTGGCGCAGTATCAGTAAAAACAGGAATTTTCACAGGTCGTTCACCTAAAGACAGATATATTGTTCAGGATGATGTTACAAGAGATACAATTTTCTGGGATGGTAAAGTCAACTTACCTACTTCTACAGAAATTTTTGCGTCTTGTAAAGAACTAGTGCTGAACCAGCTTGCTGAAGCAAAGAAAATTTATGTAGTAGATGCTTTTTGTGGTACCAATGCTGATACAAGACTTAAAGTAAGATTTATCGTTGAAGTAGCATGGCAGG containing:
- a CDS encoding LysM peptidoglycan-binding domain-containing protein, producing the protein MIKRFFILSSLCMVLGVSAQKSHTVVQGDNPYNIAKKYGITVDELLKLNPKNKDGKLAIGDVLTIKSDKAVTPVVTKTVVAEKVNHTTGTSVGKIVLQPKQTIYGITKQYRISETDLRKLNPELDSHMKIGDEITLPLASIKKYGGDQQAVVTTKPVETSAEKPTVSTPAAVEGETYVIQAKDNYYRITKQFGITQQDLFTLNPGLEEKGLKPGETIKIKKSHTDTVAVTEPAANPKEKMDSGNEKSSSASNVVVGDDYVTYTVQQGDTVFSIVNKFGVSIDELIALNPDLSHGLKTGMVLKIKKQDAAYVKKNGDVLSVVLMLPFGYSTNETQYRGMALDFLTGAKLAIERNARSGQKLDVKIVDSGNESSFKNSLTQINPDNTDLIIGPFFKSNVIDVLDFTKNQKIPIVAPFANTPELYNYSNLIIVETNNQTYADKIVDEVKAVYSDQKIYVVADAKKENANYIKSGLEKAVKNPNVVIVNSPSDIQLDQNMMTGQSAPVIAILANDDMGDAFATKISALSKEVQGVKAFSMFYSPVFEKKVDELSQASLVYLMDRKINTDGNFEKEILAAYKTKYCKTPPKYAIVGFDVVNDMLTRENKKGEIFKQMNKVQTQLATKFEFVKSKANGAYVNTGYRVIRLVP
- the fabD gene encoding ACP S-malonyltransferase codes for the protein MKALVFPGQGSQFVGMGKELYDSRKDIKDLMESANEILGFDILSIMFNGEEADLKKTEVTQPSIFIHSVAALKAVNGLGAEMVAGHSLGEFSALVANGVLSFDDGLKLVSERAKAMQAACDANPSSMAAILGLEDAKVEEICAQISGIVVPANYNCPGQLVISGETPAVEEACAKLKEAGAKRALLLPVNGAFHSPLMQPAQERLAAAIEKTKFRKATIPVYQNITTTAVTNPDEIKQNLIAQLTGPVKWTQSVQNMIKDGASNFVEVGPGKTLQGLIKKIDGSVDSTSAI
- a CDS encoding GYDIA family GHMP kinase; this translates as MNAIFSPGKLMLTSEYFAIDGALVLAVPTKLGQEFFFEERDDKQSLILWEAYHQNQLWLTAVIDYKNWEIVETNSLSSAEFILKTLKNVQQLSTIKFKDNLTYHLKTNLQFPADFGLGSSSTLMNNLAEWADIDPFQLNAISLGGSGYDIAVAKEKSAVLFQSKPKIKFEKANFNPSFKNELIFIHLNQKQDSREGINLYKSKNKSPELVNEFSDITKKILLCNELEIFSELMMIHEHKIADFLEIPTVKEKLFADCPSFVKSLGAWGGDFVMSAKFGGFKDYFWEKGFTTVFEWSDIIDL